One Longimicrobiales bacterium DNA window includes the following coding sequences:
- a CDS encoding bifunctional homocysteine S-methyltransferase/methylenetetrahydrofolate reductase, whose protein sequence is MKELILDGRVHVFDGAMGTLLYNRGVFVNICYDELNVGRPDIVREIHEEYVAAGAEVLETNTFGANPVKLSSYGLAERTEEINEAAGHLAKQAAGSFAKVAGAIGPLGIRIEPWGPTAREEAVDFFKRQVAGLVSGGVDGFVLETFSDLTEIGCAVAAVRELSDLPIVAQMTVGRGGKTAYGNDPVQIAQELAQHGADVIGLNCSVGPAVMLDAIEEMAEATNLPLIAQPNAGLPRTVRDRKIYLASPEYMAQYARRMIDAGARFVGGCCGTTPEHVKQVRNAVTAAQPRHATITPSVNVHRGEVAREPVPLEARSAWGRKLARGETVVSVEILPPRGWGKSAVVEPARALKVAGVDTLALVDNPRSLSRMGAISAAQIVEREVGIEALVHYTCRDRNMLGMISDLLGAAAAGVRNVLVVSGDPPLQGPYPDSTAVFDIDSIGLTNVVNGLNRGIDPGGNSIGAPTEFVQGVAANPGAVDLDREIERFGYKVEAGADFAVTQPVFDPDALERFMERAADHAIPLVAGIWPFLNLRNAEFLAYEVPGVVVPESVVERMRAAQEKGDEAALEEGVSIAVEMIEAVKPLVRGFHLNAPSRRVDIALRVLRQAGVSSTA, encoded by the coding sequence ATGAAGGAGCTCATCCTAGACGGGCGCGTCCACGTTTTTGACGGAGCCATGGGAACGTTGCTCTACAATCGCGGCGTGTTCGTGAACATCTGCTACGACGAGCTCAACGTCGGGCGCCCGGACATCGTGAGGGAGATTCACGAGGAGTACGTGGCCGCCGGCGCCGAGGTACTCGAGACGAATACGTTCGGGGCCAATCCGGTGAAGCTCTCTTCCTACGGACTGGCAGAGCGCACTGAAGAAATCAACGAAGCGGCGGGGCACCTAGCGAAACAGGCCGCGGGTAGCTTCGCGAAGGTCGCCGGAGCGATCGGACCCTTGGGAATCCGAATCGAGCCATGGGGACCTACTGCTCGCGAAGAAGCCGTCGATTTCTTCAAGCGGCAGGTCGCTGGTCTTGTCTCGGGTGGAGTGGATGGCTTCGTCCTCGAGACGTTCTCCGACCTCACGGAGATCGGGTGCGCGGTCGCTGCCGTGCGAGAGCTGTCGGATCTGCCGATCGTGGCACAAATGACGGTCGGGAGAGGCGGGAAAACCGCATATGGGAACGACCCTGTACAAATCGCTCAGGAACTCGCCCAGCACGGCGCGGACGTGATCGGACTCAATTGCTCGGTAGGGCCCGCAGTGATGCTGGACGCGATCGAGGAGATGGCTGAGGCTACGAACCTGCCCCTGATCGCTCAGCCGAACGCAGGGCTGCCCCGCACCGTGCGCGACCGAAAAATCTACCTGGCCAGTCCAGAGTACATGGCCCAATACGCCCGCCGAATGATCGACGCGGGCGCGCGTTTCGTTGGCGGGTGCTGCGGCACCACTCCGGAACATGTGAAGCAGGTACGAAATGCGGTCACAGCAGCCCAGCCCCGACACGCGACGATCACCCCGTCAGTAAATGTCCACCGTGGCGAGGTGGCCCGCGAACCGGTGCCGCTCGAAGCCCGATCTGCTTGGGGTCGAAAGCTCGCTCGTGGTGAGACGGTGGTCTCCGTCGAGATCCTGCCTCCGCGCGGATGGGGAAAGAGCGCGGTAGTCGAGCCAGCCCGAGCGCTCAAGGTGGCGGGGGTGGACACCCTCGCACTGGTGGACAATCCCAGATCGCTCAGCCGCATGGGCGCTATCTCGGCCGCACAGATCGTGGAGCGCGAGGTGGGCATCGAGGCGCTGGTCCACTACACGTGCCGTGATCGAAACATGCTGGGAATGATCTCAGATTTGCTCGGAGCCGCCGCTGCCGGAGTGCGTAACGTACTCGTGGTGAGTGGAGACCCGCCGCTTCAGGGCCCCTACCCCGACTCGACCGCAGTCTTCGATATCGACTCGATCGGACTGACCAACGTGGTGAACGGACTCAACCGGGGGATCGACCCCGGCGGCAACTCGATTGGGGCGCCCACGGAGTTCGTGCAGGGTGTGGCCGCGAATCCCGGAGCTGTAGATCTCGACCGCGAAATCGAGCGATTTGGGTACAAGGTGGAGGCGGGTGCGGACTTTGCCGTTACCCAGCCGGTCTTTGATCCCGATGCGTTGGAACGCTTCATGGAACGCGCGGCAGACCACGCGATCCCACTCGTTGCGGGCATCTGGCCTTTCTTGAACCTGCGGAACGCCGAGTTCTTGGCCTACGAGGTGCCTGGCGTGGTCGTTCCCGAGTCGGTGGTGGAGCGCATGCGCGCCGCTCAAGAGAAGGGAGACGAGGCGGCGTTGGAGGAGGGTGTATCCATCGCGGTCGAGATGATCGAGGCAGTGAAGCCGCTGGTGCGAGGATTCCACCTCAACGCACCGAGCCGACGCGTGGATATCGCCCTCCGCGTGCTTAGGCAGGCCGGCGTAAGCTCTACGGCCTAG